A genomic stretch from Bacterioplanes sanyensis includes:
- the spoT gene encoding bifunctional GTP diphosphokinase/guanosine-3',5'-bis pyrophosphate 3'-pyrophosphohydrolase encodes MPTIDALAERLTQYLTPVQIKQVSRAYYYAEQAHEGQRRRSGEPYIIHPLAVANILANMHLDHQSLMAAMLHDVIEDTGIPKGALSTQFGDVVTELVDGVSKLTHIHFESKEQQQAENFQKMAMAMAKDIRVILVKLADRLHNLRTLGSLRPEKRRRIARETLDIYAPIANRLGLNDVRIEMEELCFEAIYPMRSNMIRKAVKAARGHRKEMVDTISTAIRNRLNEVGVQARIVGREKHLYSIYCKMRDQRKPLADIMDVYGFRLITESADDCYRLLGAMHSLYKPIPGRFKDYIAIPKANGYQSLHTTLIGIAGLPVEIQIRTEEMEAMANHGIAAHWLYKSDVDPANGSQRARQWVQNLLELQKSAGSPMEFVEHVKVDLFPDEIYVFTPKGKILALPAGSTPIDFAYAVHTDVGNRCIACRINRQLAPLSAKLQNGQTVQIVTAPNSQPNPAWLNFVVTGKARSNIRSYLKNQRRSESVSLGERLLNKALSSLGKSLDDIDAHHIHLVLEETGMESLDDLLEDIGSGNRMAPLMARRLLVANRDSDVDLGAFEQSPLAIKGTEGLVVSFAKCCSPIPGDPIVGHASSGRGLVIHTEHCKNVEEYRDNPEKCVILSWDKDINTEFSVNLKVYMEHRRGAVVELASAVNQADASLDSFSVQERDARLSVAHMTISIQGRNHLARAIRRLRHVHGVTKIVRTRN; translated from the coding sequence GTGCCCACCATTGATGCCCTGGCTGAGCGACTGACCCAATATCTGACGCCCGTTCAGATTAAACAGGTCAGTCGTGCGTATTATTACGCCGAACAAGCTCACGAGGGGCAGCGCCGCCGCAGCGGCGAACCTTATATTATCCATCCATTGGCGGTCGCCAATATCCTCGCCAACATGCATCTTGACCATCAAAGTCTGATGGCCGCCATGCTGCATGATGTCATTGAGGATACCGGTATCCCCAAAGGCGCCCTGTCGACTCAATTTGGTGATGTGGTCACCGAGCTGGTTGATGGCGTTTCCAAGCTCACGCACATCCATTTCGAGAGCAAAGAGCAGCAACAAGCCGAAAACTTCCAGAAGATGGCCATGGCGATGGCCAAAGACATCCGCGTCATTCTGGTTAAGCTGGCTGATCGCCTGCACAACCTACGTACCTTAGGTTCATTGCGGCCGGAAAAACGCCGTCGTATCGCACGTGAAACCCTCGATATTTACGCACCGATTGCCAATCGTTTGGGTTTGAACGATGTCCGCATCGAAATGGAAGAGTTGTGTTTTGAAGCCATCTACCCGATGCGCTCCAACATGATTCGCAAAGCGGTGAAGGCAGCGCGAGGCCATCGCAAGGAAATGGTCGACACCATCTCCACCGCGATTCGCAACCGCCTCAATGAAGTAGGCGTTCAGGCGCGCATCGTGGGCCGCGAGAAACACCTCTACAGCATTTATTGCAAGATGCGTGACCAGCGCAAACCGCTGGCCGATATTATGGATGTGTATGGCTTTCGCCTGATCACCGAGAGCGCTGACGATTGTTACCGCCTATTGGGCGCCATGCATTCTCTGTACAAACCCATTCCTGGGCGCTTCAAAGATTACATCGCCATCCCTAAAGCCAACGGCTATCAGTCATTGCACACCACCTTGATTGGCATCGCCGGTCTGCCCGTTGAGATACAGATTCGTACCGAAGAAATGGAAGCCATGGCCAACCATGGTATCGCCGCGCATTGGCTGTACAAATCTGACGTTGATCCGGCTAATGGCAGCCAACGCGCCCGACAATGGGTGCAAAACCTGCTGGAACTGCAAAAAAGCGCCGGCAGCCCGATGGAGTTCGTCGAGCACGTTAAGGTCGATCTGTTCCCCGACGAAATCTACGTATTCACGCCTAAAGGCAAGATTCTGGCGCTGCCAGCAGGCTCTACCCCCATCGATTTTGCTTATGCCGTGCACACCGACGTCGGCAATCGCTGCATTGCGTGTCGTATCAATCGCCAGCTGGCGCCATTAAGCGCCAAGCTGCAAAACGGCCAAACGGTGCAAATTGTGACGGCGCCCAACTCGCAGCCGAATCCGGCGTGGCTCAATTTTGTCGTCACCGGCAAAGCCCGCTCGAACATTCGCAGCTACCTGAAAAACCAGCGCCGCAGCGAATCGGTATCGTTGGGCGAGCGGCTGCTTAACAAAGCGCTCAGCAGCCTGGGTAAATCTCTCGATGATATCGATGCCCATCACATCCATCTGGTGCTGGAAGAAACTGGCATGGAAAGCCTCGACGATCTGCTGGAAGACATTGGCTCCGGCAACCGCATGGCGCCTCTGATGGCGCGTCGATTGCTGGTCGCCAACCGCGATTCCGACGTTGATTTGGGCGCGTTCGAGCAGTCTCCATTAGCCATCAAGGGCACCGAAGGACTGGTGGTGAGCTTTGCCAAATGCTGCAGCCCGATTCCTGGAGACCCCATTGTTGGTCACGCCAGCTCAGGTCGTGGTTTGGTGATCCATACCGAGCACTGCAAAAACGTCGAAGAGTATCGCGACAACCCAGAAAAGTGCGTCATTCTCAGCTGGGACAAAGACATCAATACCGAGTTTTCGGTCAACCTCAAGGTCTATATGGAGCACCGCCGTGGCGCCGTGGTGGAACTGGCCAGCGCGGTTAACCAGGCCGATGCCAGCCTCGACAGCTTCTCTGTCCAAGAACGAGATGCACGCCTTAGCGTCGCTCATATGACCATCAGCATTCAGGGCCGCAATCATCTCGCCAGAGCCATTCGCCGCTTGCGCCATGTGCACGGTGTCACCAAGATCGTTCGTACCCGCAACTAA
- a CDS encoding NIPSNAP family protein has protein sequence MTDLLELREYQIKPGQLDAFLQLMRDTILPYQRAQVMEVVFTSHWCDEQGQDWFVWQRRYRDEAHRQQLFEQVYNDWWIEHIRPQVFELIEADTVRVRLLTPTAF, from the coding sequence ATGACCGACCTACTTGAGTTGCGTGAGTATCAAATCAAACCCGGCCAACTGGACGCGTTTTTACAGCTGATGCGTGACACCATCCTTCCCTATCAGCGGGCGCAAGTCATGGAGGTAGTCTTCACCAGCCACTGGTGCGATGAGCAAGGTCAGGACTGGTTTGTGTGGCAACGCCGCTACCGCGATGAGGCCCATCGCCAGCAGTTATTTGAGCAGGTCTATAACGATTGGTGGATCGAGCACATTCGGCCACAAGTGTTCGAGCTGATTGAAGCCGACACCGTGCGCGTGCGCCTTCTCACCCCCACCGCATTCTGA